One window of the Leptospiraceae bacterium genome contains the following:
- a CDS encoding flagellar basal body-associated FliL family protein, translating into MGIADEEVEQAQEQIQPAQTQTGLNRIIKILIYIALGLVGIIVMSLIAYYVAKFATAQQYKEIASIAVVKPPPPLEIYNFTEDFRVNTADREELHFIRLKLSVGFQPGNKALAAELVQRTPQLRNIINLILASKTREELSTIEGQLQLREEIKASINHVLAEGKIEEVYFNEFIIN; encoded by the coding sequence ATGGGAATAGCAGATGAAGAGGTAGAACAAGCACAAGAACAAATTCAGCCAGCCCAAACCCAAACAGGACTAAATCGAATCATCAAAATATTAATTTACATTGCTTTGGGCTTGGTGGGTATTATAGTTATGTCACTAATAGCTTATTATGTAGCAAAATTTGCAACAGCCCAACAATACAAAGAGATTGCTTCGATTGCCGTAGTAAAACCACCACCACCTTTAGAAATTTATAACTTTACTGAAGATTTTCGTGTAAATACAGCTGATAGGGAAGAATTACATTTTATTCGTTTGAAGTTAAGTGTTGGATTTCAGCCAGGAAATAAAGCATTAGCGGCAGAGTTGGTTCAAAGGACACCTCAGCTAAGAAATATCATTAATTTGATTTTGGCTTCGAAAACTCGAGAGGAATTATCTACGATAGAAGGGCAACTCCAATTACGAGAAGAAATTAAGGCATCTATCAATCATGTTCTTGCGGAAGGGAAAATCGAAGAAGTGTATTTTAACGAATTTATCATTAACTAA
- the motB gene encoding flagellar motor protein MotB translates to MARRREECPACEEAPIWLTTYSDMVTLLLTFFVMLFSLGKEIPKEIFIILSAFSNTLGFFEGGQTLQRARLEDMGLNVESLPSETRGRALSKAKTEAISIFKPEIQAKKVRVEENERGLVISLIGADYFEPGSAKLTPAIEEVLKKVSYLLKDLKRYTRIEGHAGAKEVELQSPYAGERKYKNSWDLASARAVEVATYLQSLNVNPSLLQALSYGSYRPLVYEGELGTPEADAHNRRIDIVILPYREPLKNRFDQNNLNPPSLESMIPD, encoded by the coding sequence ATGGCAAGAAGAAGAGAAGAATGTCCAGCCTGTGAAGAAGCTCCTATTTGGCTCACCACTTATAGTGATATGGTAACTTTACTTCTTACGTTTTTTGTGATGTTATTCAGTTTAGGAAAAGAAATACCCAAAGAAATCTTTATTATTCTTTCAGCTTTTTCTAATACTTTAGGATTTTTTGAGGGTGGACAAACTCTACAAAGAGCAAGACTTGAAGATATGGGATTGAATGTAGAAAGTTTACCATCAGAAACTCGTGGTAGAGCTTTGTCAAAAGCAAAAACGGAAGCGATATCAATCTTCAAACCAGAAATTCAAGCAAAAAAAGTGCGGGTAGAAGAAAACGAAAGGGGCTTAGTCATTTCTTTGATTGGGGCTGATTACTTTGAGCCAGGGAGTGCAAAATTGACACCTGCTATAGAAGAAGTGCTAAAAAAAGTTTCTTATTTACTTAAAGATTTAAAGCGCTACACAAGGATTGAAGGACACGCAGGAGCAAAAGAAGTAGAATTGCAATCTCCCTATGCTGGTGAAAGAAAATACAAAAACAGCTGGGATTTAGCTTCCGCAAGAGCTGTTGAAGTGGCTACTTACCTTCAATCGTTGAATGTAAATCCGAGTTTGCTTCAGGCATTAAGTTATGGTTCTTATCGCCCTTTAGTTTACGAAGGTGAATTGGGGACTCCTGAGGCTGATGCTCATAACCGTAGGATTGATATTGTTATTCTTCCGTATAGAGAACCTCTAAAAAATCGATTTGATCAAAATAATCTAAATCCCCCTTCTTTGGAAAGTATGATTCCGGATTGA
- a CDS encoding motility protein A — protein MDIATIVGLIGGALLLLFGMFVSGLSFFDVFDLPSIFITFGGGIAATVIANPFFRIRNLPNFLKFAFIERKVSIVDIMTRFLTLAEKARREGLLSLEDELAEIEDPFMRKGIQLVVDGTDQDQIRNILDNELTAIKNRHAANIKFFSMLGGYLPAFGMIGTLLGLIQMLKNLGTGDASAIGQGMATALITTLYGSIGANLIALPIRDKLLTKDADEILERTVMIEGIIGIQQGENPRVLKDKLASFLAPADRAVLDEVLGQR, from the coding sequence ATGGATATAGCAACCATTGTCGGATTAATAGGAGGTGCCTTACTTTTATTGTTTGGAATGTTTGTTTCGGGTTTGAGTTTTTTTGATGTTTTTGATTTGCCTTCAATTTTCATTACGTTTGGTGGGGGTATAGCGGCAACGGTGATTGCCAATCCCTTCTTTCGCATACGTAATCTTCCAAATTTTTTGAAGTTTGCTTTTATTGAAAGAAAAGTTTCCATAGTGGATATCATGACACGATTCTTAACGTTAGCAGAGAAAGCAAGAAGAGAAGGTTTACTCTCATTAGAGGATGAACTTGCTGAGATTGAAGATCCTTTCATGAGAAAAGGAATTCAATTAGTAGTTGATGGAACTGATCAAGATCAAATACGAAACATTTTAGATAACGAATTAACCGCAATCAAAAATCGACATGCTGCAAATATCAAGTTCTTTTCCATGTTGGGTGGGTATTTGCCAGCTTTTGGTATGATTGGGACTTTGTTGGGACTCATACAAATGCTAAAGAACTTGGGAACAGGGGATGCTTCAGCAATAGGTCAAGGAATGGCAACAGCATTGATTACCACTTTATATGGTTCAATTGGTGCTAACTTGATAGCTTTACCTATACGAGATAAACTTTTAACCAAAGACGCTGATGAAATTTTAGAACGAACTGTGATGATAGAAGGTATTATAGGAATACAACAGGGAGAAAACCCAAGGGTTCTAAAAGACAAATTAGCATCGTTCTTGGCGCCAGCCGATCGAGCTGTTTTAGATGAAGTGTTAGGGCAAAGGTAA
- a CDS encoding flagellar FlbD family protein: MILLHRLNKKAFYLNHRLIERIETNPDTTIHLMNGQSFVVRETPEEIQEKIIDFERKIFYDKIIKIVDKQS; this comes from the coding sequence ATGATTCTTCTTCATCGATTGAATAAAAAAGCTTTTTATTTGAACCATCGATTGATTGAACGGATTGAAACGAATCCCGATACTACCATTCATTTAATGAACGGTCAGAGTTTTGTGGTTAGGGAAACTCCTGAGGAAATTCAAGAAAAAATCATCGATTTTGAAAGAAAAATATTTTATGATAAAATTATCAAAATTGTCGATAAACAATCTTGA